In the Diceros bicornis minor isolate mBicDic1 chromosome 22, mDicBic1.mat.cur, whole genome shotgun sequence genome, one interval contains:
- the LOC131419860 gene encoding zinc finger protein 585A-like has translation MMILEGFSKVVYFQLSKPFRPNVFKGSVTCPGKPSLFVTESEGKQCSSLSHSVVQGRDCGVHREEWRQVDSAQRTLYRDVTMLESYSHLVSVELPRSTMISLQLSLMDSFSSLCCLASQWLWMMTTSSWKHSLY, from the exons ATGATGATACTTGAAGGATTTTCCAAAGTCGTTTACTTCCAACTCTCGAAACCTTTCAGACCCAATGTCTTTAAAGGTTCAGTGACTTGTCCAGGGAAACCCAGTTTGTTTGTGACAGAGTCAGAAGGAAAACAGTGCAGTTCACTTTCTCACAG TGTCGTTCAAGGACGTGACTGTGGAGTTCACCGGGAGGAGTGGCGGCAGGTGGACTCTGCACAGAGGACCCTGTACAGAGATGTGACGATGCTGGAGAGCTACAGCCACCTCGTCTCCGTG gagttgcCAAGGTCAACGATGATTTCCTTACAGCTAAGCTTAATGGACAGCTTTTCATCTTTGTGTTGCTTGGCCTCACAGTGGCTGTGGATGATGACAACTTCCTCTTGGAAACACTCTCTTTACTAA